One genomic region from Nocardioides plantarum encodes:
- the deoC gene encoding deoxyribose-phosphate aldolase, with protein sequence MPALATDLSDVTRSEASLRRFLHGLSGVDQVGAEARAASLGTRSIKTTAKAQALDLAISMVDLTTLEGSDTPGKVTALASKAMRPDPADGSCPQVAAVCVYPDMVATAKATLGSSGVNVAAVATAFPSGRAALDIKLADTRDAVEAGADEIDMVIDRGAFLSGRYLHVFDEIVAVREACVRTDGEDAHLKVIFETGELQTLDNVRRVSWLAMLAGAHFIKTSTGKVQPAATLPVTLVMLEAVRDFRESTGQMVGVKPAGGIRTAKDAIKYLVMVNEVTGPDWLDPDWFRFGASTLLNELLMQRTKLTTGRYSGPDYFTLD encoded by the coding sequence ATGCCCGCACTCGCTACGGACTTGTCCGACGTCACCCGGTCCGAGGCCTCGCTGCGTCGCTTCCTGCACGGCCTGTCGGGTGTCGACCAGGTCGGCGCCGAGGCCCGAGCCGCCTCGCTCGGCACCCGCTCGATCAAGACCACGGCCAAGGCCCAGGCCCTCGACCTGGCCATCTCGATGGTCGACCTGACCACGCTCGAGGGCTCCGACACCCCCGGCAAGGTCACGGCGCTGGCGTCGAAGGCGATGCGGCCCGACCCCGCCGACGGCTCCTGCCCCCAGGTCGCCGCGGTCTGCGTCTACCCCGACATGGTGGCCACGGCCAAGGCGACGCTCGGCTCCTCCGGCGTCAACGTCGCGGCTGTCGCCACGGCGTTCCCCAGCGGCCGCGCGGCGCTCGACATCAAGCTGGCCGACACCCGTGACGCGGTGGAGGCCGGGGCCGACGAGATCGACATGGTCATCGACCGCGGTGCGTTCCTCTCGGGCCGCTACCTCCACGTCTTCGACGAGATCGTCGCCGTGCGCGAGGCGTGCGTCCGCACCGACGGCGAGGACGCCCACCTCAAGGTCATCTTCGAGACCGGCGAGCTGCAGACCCTCGACAACGTACGCCGGGTGAGCTGGCTGGCCATGCTGGCCGGCGCCCACTTCATCAAGACGTCGACCGGCAAGGTCCAGCCGGCCGCCACGCTGCCGGTGACGCTGGTGATGCTTGAGGCCGTCCGCGACTTCCGCGAGTCGACCGGCCAGATGGTGGGCGTCAAGCCCGCCGGTGGCATCCGCACCGCCAAGGACGCGATCAAGTACCTCGTGATGGTCAACGAGGTCACCGGCCCCGACTGGCTCGACCCCGACTGGTTCCGCTTCGGCGCCTCGACCCTGCTCAACGAGCTGCTGATGCAGCGCACCAAGCTGACCACCGGGCGCTACTCCGGTCCCGACTACTTCACCCTGGATTGA
- a CDS encoding glycosyltransferase family 4 protein — MAQSLRLRTRRYVRRTGAAVVSAAADRLPGEGVPGPGAAHPLVARALLADARRALRLEKDAAKATRLIERVLGDDLTGTQRSEAWSLLSEVRRTSGDQAGAREAAAQAVASEPVAFTALLERHRVLGNPTGPDDTHRFAALTAILRAEPRNRKNLDRALAVLPYSTLDEIEAYRARLAAWGRHGLETVLAEAAQEIVLVDATDLPAALETATQTLLRPVPVVARALVRRGEWELLADYVDAHPVNRAGAGVHVAAAALELRRAASTALKKGRARVARRLAAHALALAPDDTWARETWTTARDLVDVVDHGWSFTPVNPTRRYLPRPDAVLSVLAQSMPHTSGGYATRTHGVLTGLAARGWDVRAVTRPGFPHDRWASSDRRVVAPVDVVDGITYQRILTQDRRYPQFPLQNYIDRYTKALEVIAREHRPAVIHASSFHVNGLAAQAVAAKLGVPFVYEMRGLEELMKVSRDPSFETSERHAFTAGLETGIAQHADRVFVITHALRELMIERGVPAEKLVVLPNGVHTDRFERRPRDPELAAELGVVGKTVIGYAGGLVDYEGLDLLLRAVHELVSRRDDLHLVVVGDGHVEGRLHALADQLDLGRHVTFTGRVPHDDVARYLSLVDIAPFPRLPLPVCEAISPIKPFESMAMGKAVIVSSVAALTEIVDDGNTGLVFEKGDASDLARVIERYADDADLRARMGENARTWVRAERDWSHITGIVDDVYAELVPEAAARAAGRR, encoded by the coding sequence ATGGCCCAGAGCCTGCGCCTGCGCACCCGTCGCTACGTCCGCCGTACCGGGGCGGCGGTCGTCAGCGCCGCTGCCGACCGCCTGCCCGGCGAGGGCGTGCCCGGCCCCGGCGCCGCCCACCCCCTCGTGGCCCGCGCCCTCCTGGCCGACGCCCGGCGGGCCCTGCGCCTGGAGAAGGACGCCGCCAAGGCCACGCGCCTGATCGAGCGGGTGCTCGGTGACGACCTCACCGGCACCCAGCGCAGCGAGGCGTGGTCGCTGCTGTCCGAGGTCCGTCGTACGTCGGGCGACCAGGCGGGTGCTCGGGAGGCGGCTGCCCAGGCCGTCGCGTCGGAGCCGGTGGCCTTCACGGCGCTGCTCGAGCGCCATCGCGTGCTCGGCAACCCGACCGGGCCCGACGACACCCACCGTTTCGCCGCCCTGACCGCGATCCTGCGCGCCGAGCCGCGCAACCGCAAGAACCTCGACCGGGCCCTGGCCGTCCTGCCCTACAGCACGCTGGACGAGATCGAGGCCTACCGCGCCCGCCTGGCCGCGTGGGGCCGCCACGGTCTCGAGACCGTCCTGGCCGAGGCCGCGCAGGAGATCGTCCTCGTCGACGCGACCGACCTGCCGGCGGCGCTGGAGACCGCGACGCAGACGCTGCTGCGTCCGGTGCCCGTGGTGGCCCGGGCCCTGGTCCGTCGCGGCGAGTGGGAGCTGCTGGCCGACTACGTCGACGCCCACCCGGTCAACCGGGCCGGTGCCGGTGTGCACGTCGCCGCCGCTGCGCTCGAGCTGCGCCGAGCGGCCAGCACCGCGCTCAAGAAGGGCCGGGCCCGCGTCGCCCGCCGGCTCGCCGCGCACGCGCTCGCGCTCGCGCCCGACGACACATGGGCTCGCGAGACCTGGACCACGGCGCGCGACCTCGTCGACGTCGTCGACCACGGCTGGTCCTTCACCCCGGTCAACCCGACCCGCCGCTACCTCCCGCGCCCCGACGCGGTGCTCTCGGTGCTGGCGCAGTCGATGCCCCACACCTCCGGCGGCTACGCCACCCGCACCCACGGGGTGCTGACCGGCCTCGCGGCCCGCGGCTGGGACGTGCGGGCCGTCACCCGTCCCGGGTTCCCCCATGACCGGTGGGCGAGCAGCGACCGCCGCGTCGTCGCCCCCGTCGACGTGGTCGACGGCATCACCTACCAGCGGATCCTGACCCAGGACCGGCGCTACCCGCAGTTCCCCCTGCAGAACTACATCGACCGCTACACGAAGGCGCTCGAGGTCATCGCCCGCGAGCACCGGCCCGCGGTCATCCACGCCAGCTCGTTCCACGTCAACGGGCTCGCCGCCCAGGCCGTGGCCGCCAAGCTCGGCGTGCCGTTCGTCTACGAGATGCGTGGCCTCGAGGAGCTGATGAAGGTCTCGCGCGACCCGTCGTTCGAGACCTCCGAGCGGCACGCGTTCACCGCCGGGCTCGAGACCGGCATCGCCCAGCACGCCGACCGCGTCTTCGTCATCACCCACGCCCTGCGCGAGCTGATGATCGAGCGTGGGGTGCCGGCCGAGAAGCTCGTGGTGCTCCCCAACGGCGTCCACACCGACCGCTTCGAGCGCCGTCCGCGCGACCCCGAGCTGGCCGCCGAGCTCGGCGTGGTCGGCAAGACCGTCATCGGCTACGCCGGCGGGCTCGTCGACTACGAGGGCCTCGACCTGCTGCTGCGGGCCGTGCACGAGCTGGTCTCGCGTCGCGACGACCTGCACCTGGTCGTGGTCGGCGACGGCCACGTCGAGGGCCGCCTGCACGCGCTCGCCGACCAGCTCGACCTCGGCCGGCACGTCACCTTCACCGGCCGCGTGCCGCACGACGACGTCGCCCGCTACCTCTCGCTCGTCGACATCGCCCCGTTCCCACGGCTGCCGCTGCCGGTGTGCGAGGCCATCTCGCCGATCAAGCCGTTCGAGTCGATGGCCATGGGCAAGGCGGTCATCGTCTCCTCCGTCGCCGCCCTCACCGAGATCGTCGACGACGGCAACACGGGCCTGGTGTTCGAGAAGGGCGACGCCAGCGACCTGGCCCGCGTCATCGAGCGGTACGCCGACGACGCCGACCTCCGGGCCCGCATGGGCGAGAACGCCCGCACGTGGGTGCGCGCCGAGCGCGACTGGTCCCACATCACCGGCATCGTCGACGACGTCTACGCCGAGCTGGTCCCCGAGGCCGCCGCCCGGGCCGCGGGTCGACGCTGA
- a CDS encoding glycosyltransferase has protein sequence MKLTWPESLSAVLPWSRAAEEEPTGPVPVVPHRIEPALPGLRVAVHASERLSAALDREWRQVPLAPGVRPRADLALVEVADGVEVPEGLDLGDVPLVVWVTAARPAAKHTALLAQATHVYVALASQLAAWQAVAPSARLLAPAGSSRLRPAPPEPRHGAVLVVDGPVAPEPAALTAAVLLPGLRPLIDPETGDPELLRLARLDPTVRVARVLAKRVTDLTEPAGLDDLLSDAAVLADGPRRAPDDTWTLLAAAAAGTPVVGLGDLTTPEGLDVPTHVDARTWRGDLVARIHQPELRDREGLALARAVRHGHSLTSRVATMADAIGFERPAPLRSVSAIVATNRPHELDTVLANVGRQVHPAVELVLVLHGFDLDQGELKERATAAGVTSLTVVEAPVELTLGACLNLGIDAAGGDYLAKLDDDNYYGAHYLTDLVDAFDSTGAGVVGKWAHYVWLRGSEAVVLRYPDAENTYQRRIQGGSMVFDGDLLRRIRFSDLPRGVDSDVLDRALAEGVPVWSGDRFNYVSIRESDTSGHTWTVAERTFMTATGRLVFHGDPRTHVEV, from the coding sequence ATGAAGCTCACCTGGCCCGAGTCGCTGTCCGCCGTCCTGCCCTGGAGCCGCGCCGCCGAGGAGGAGCCGACCGGGCCCGTCCCCGTCGTGCCCCACCGGATCGAGCCGGCCCTGCCCGGCCTGCGGGTGGCCGTCCACGCCTCCGAGCGGCTCAGCGCCGCGCTCGACCGCGAGTGGCGCCAGGTGCCCTTGGCTCCCGGCGTCCGGCCCCGGGCCGACCTGGCCCTGGTCGAGGTCGCCGACGGCGTCGAGGTCCCCGAGGGGCTCGACCTCGGCGACGTCCCCCTGGTCGTGTGGGTCACCGCGGCCCGCCCGGCCGCCAAGCACACCGCGCTGCTCGCGCAGGCGACCCACGTCTACGTCGCCCTCGCCTCCCAGCTCGCCGCATGGCAGGCCGTGGCGCCCTCGGCCCGGCTGCTGGCCCCGGCCGGCTCGAGCCGGCTGCGTCCCGCCCCGCCGGAGCCGCGCCACGGTGCGGTCCTGGTCGTCGACGGCCCGGTCGCGCCCGAGCCCGCGGCGCTGACCGCCGCGGTGCTGCTGCCCGGCCTGCGTCCGCTCATCGACCCCGAGACCGGTGACCCCGAGCTGCTCCGCCTGGCCCGTCTCGACCCGACCGTGCGCGTCGCGCGCGTCCTGGCCAAGCGGGTCACCGACCTCACCGAGCCCGCCGGCCTCGACGACCTGCTGTCCGACGCCGCGGTGCTGGCCGACGGCCCGCGTCGCGCGCCCGACGACACCTGGACCCTGCTCGCCGCCGCCGCCGCGGGCACGCCCGTCGTCGGTCTCGGTGACCTGACGACGCCCGAGGGGCTCGACGTACCGACGCACGTCGACGCGCGCACCTGGCGCGGCGACCTGGTCGCCCGCATCCACCAGCCCGAGCTGCGCGACCGCGAGGGCCTGGCCCTGGCGCGTGCGGTGCGCCACGGTCACTCGCTGACCTCGCGCGTGGCCACCATGGCCGACGCGATCGGCTTCGAGCGTCCGGCACCGCTGCGCAGCGTCTCGGCGATCGTCGCGACCAACCGGCCGCACGAGCTCGACACCGTGCTGGCCAACGTCGGCCGCCAGGTGCACCCTGCGGTCGAGCTGGTCCTGGTGCTGCACGGCTTCGACCTCGACCAGGGCGAGCTCAAGGAGCGCGCCACCGCGGCCGGGGTGACGTCGTTGACCGTCGTCGAGGCGCCCGTCGAGCTCACGCTCGGGGCCTGCCTCAACCTCGGCATCGACGCCGCTGGCGGCGACTACCTCGCCAAGCTCGACGACGACAACTACTACGGCGCCCACTACCTCACCGACCTCGTCGACGCGTTCGACTCGACCGGTGCCGGCGTCGTCGGCAAGTGGGCCCACTACGTCTGGCTGCGCGGCAGCGAGGCCGTCGTGCTGCGCTACCCCGACGCCGAGAACACCTACCAGCGACGCATCCAGGGCGGGTCGATGGTCTTCGACGGCGACCTCCTGCGCCGCATCCGCTTCAGCGACCTGCCCCGGGGCGTCGACTCCGACGTGCTCGACCGCGCCCTCGCCGAGGGCGTCCCGGTCTGGTCCGGGGACCGGTTCAACTACGTCTCCATCCGCGAGTCCGACACCTCCGGGCACACCTGGACCGTCGCCGAGCGCACCTTCATGACCGCCACCGGCCGCCTGGTCTTCCACGGCGACCCCCGCACCCACGTCGAGGTCTGA
- a CDS encoding aldehyde dehydrogenase family protein has protein sequence MARDTTRIDVRKTYKLFIGGAFPRSESGYSYVVNDAKGEFVANAALASRKDARDAVVAARKAVGGWSGRTAYNRAQILYRVAELVEDRRPQFLAAVQQSEGLSSSKATAAVDAAVDRLVWYAGWADKLTQVVGNANPVAGPFFNLSTPEPTGVVAVLAPQASSLLGLVSVIAPAIVTGNTVVVVSSYERPLPAVTFSEVLATSDVPGGVINILTGSAATIGPWLASHMDVNAIDLTGAAGDTDLTTALEVAAADNLKRVRRAPAAEPDWTVTPGLDTMTDFVEIKTVWHPMGV, from the coding sequence ATGGCCCGCGACACCACCCGCATCGACGTCCGCAAGACCTACAAGCTGTTCATCGGCGGCGCGTTCCCGCGCTCGGAGTCGGGATACTCCTACGTCGTCAACGACGCCAAGGGAGAGTTCGTGGCCAACGCAGCCCTCGCCTCGCGCAAGGACGCCCGCGACGCCGTCGTCGCCGCCCGCAAGGCCGTCGGCGGCTGGTCGGGTCGCACCGCCTACAACCGCGCGCAGATCCTCTACCGCGTCGCCGAGCTGGTCGAGGACCGCCGCCCGCAGTTCCTCGCCGCGGTCCAGCAGTCCGAGGGGCTCAGCTCCAGCAAGGCCACCGCGGCCGTCGACGCAGCCGTCGACCGCCTCGTCTGGTACGCCGGCTGGGCCGACAAGCTGACCCAGGTCGTCGGCAACGCCAACCCGGTGGCCGGGCCGTTCTTCAACCTCTCGACCCCCGAGCCGACCGGCGTCGTCGCGGTGCTGGCCCCGCAGGCGTCGTCCCTGCTGGGCCTGGTCTCGGTGATCGCCCCCGCGATCGTCACCGGCAACACCGTGGTCGTCGTGTCCTCCTACGAGCGGCCATTGCCGGCGGTCACGTTCTCCGAGGTCCTGGCCACCTCCGACGTGCCCGGCGGGGTCATCAACATCCTCACCGGCTCGGCCGCGACGATCGGCCCCTGGCTCGCCTCGCACATGGACGTCAACGCCATCGACCTCACCGGCGCGGCCGGCGACACCGACCTCACCACCGCCCTCGAGGTGGCCGCGGCCGACAACCTCAAGCGGGTACGTCGCGCACCGGCCGCCGAGCCCGACTGGACCGTGACGCCCGGCCTCGACACCATGACCGACTTCGTCGAGATCAAGACGGTCTGGCACCCGATGGGTGTCTGA
- a CDS encoding aldehyde dehydrogenase family protein gives MVSTSSTTDLFTYAPAPESRSVLDLKPSYGLFIGGEFVDGHGSAFKTISPATEEVLAEVAEADAADVDAAVKAARRAYDRVWSRMPGSERAKYLYRIARIIQERARELAVLESLDNGKPIKESRDVDVPIVAAHFFYYAGWADKLEHSGYGTTPIGVAGQIIPWNFPLLMLAWKIAPALACGNTVVLKPAETTPLTALLFAEICQQADLPAGVVNIVTGAGATGQAIVDHAGVDKVAFTGSTAVGKAIARSVAGSTKKVTLELGGKAANIVFDDAPIDQAVEGIVNGIFFNQGHVCCAGSRLLVQESIAEELLAKLKTRMGTLRLGDPLDKNTDVGAINSAAQLARIRELSDIGEVEGAGRWSPPCDLPERGFWFPPTLFTGVTQAHRIAREEIFGPVLSVLTFRTPSEAVEKANNTPYGLSAGVWTEKGSLILHMAGALKAGVVWANTFNKFDPTSPFGGYKESGQGREGGRHGLSAYLKGGDL, from the coding sequence ATGGTCTCGACAAGCTCGACCACCGACCTGTTCACCTACGCCCCCGCGCCCGAGTCGCGCAGCGTCCTCGACCTCAAGCCGTCCTACGGCCTGTTCATCGGCGGCGAGTTCGTCGACGGGCACGGCTCGGCGTTCAAGACGATCAGCCCGGCCACCGAGGAGGTCCTCGCCGAGGTCGCCGAGGCCGACGCCGCCGACGTCGACGCGGCGGTCAAGGCCGCCCGCCGTGCCTACGACCGCGTGTGGTCGCGGATGCCGGGCAGCGAGCGCGCCAAGTACCTCTACCGCATCGCCCGGATCATCCAGGAGCGCGCCCGCGAGCTCGCCGTGCTCGAGTCCCTCGACAACGGCAAGCCGATCAAGGAGTCGCGCGACGTCGACGTCCCCATCGTCGCCGCGCACTTCTTCTACTACGCGGGGTGGGCCGACAAGCTCGAGCACTCCGGCTACGGCACGACCCCGATCGGCGTGGCCGGCCAGATCATCCCGTGGAACTTCCCCCTGCTGATGCTGGCCTGGAAGATCGCGCCCGCCCTGGCCTGCGGCAACACCGTCGTGCTCAAGCCCGCCGAGACCACGCCCCTGACCGCGCTGCTGTTCGCCGAGATCTGCCAGCAGGCAGACCTGCCGGCCGGCGTCGTCAACATCGTGACCGGCGCCGGTGCCACCGGCCAGGCGATCGTCGACCACGCCGGCGTCGACAAGGTCGCCTTCACCGGCTCGACCGCCGTCGGCAAGGCCATCGCGCGCTCGGTCGCCGGCTCCACCAAGAAGGTCACCCTCGAGCTGGGCGGCAAGGCCGCCAACATCGTCTTCGACGACGCCCCCATCGACCAGGCCGTCGAGGGCATCGTCAACGGCATCTTCTTCAACCAGGGCCACGTCTGCTGCGCCGGCTCGCGACTGCTGGTCCAGGAGTCGATCGCCGAGGAGCTGCTCGCCAAGCTCAAGACCCGGATGGGCACCCTGCGCCTCGGTGACCCCCTCGACAAGAACACCGACGTCGGAGCGATCAACTCCGCCGCCCAGCTGGCGCGCATCCGCGAGCTGAGCGACATCGGCGAGGTCGAGGGAGCCGGGCGCTGGTCGCCGCCGTGCGACCTGCCCGAGCGCGGGTTCTGGTTCCCGCCGACGCTCTTCACCGGTGTCACCCAGGCCCACCGGATCGCCCGCGAGGAGATCTTCGGACCGGTGCTCTCGGTGCTGACCTTCCGCACGCCCTCCGAGGCCGTCGAGAAGGCCAACAACACGCCGTACGGCCTGTCGGCCGGTGTCTGGACCGAGAAGGGCTCGCTGATCCTGCACATGGCCGGCGCGCTCAAGGCCGGTGTGGTCTGGGCCAACACGTTCAACAAGTTCGACCCCACGAGCCCGTTCGGCGGCTACAAGGAGTCGGGCCAGGGCCGCGAGGGCGGTCGCCACGGACTGTCCGCCTACCTGAAGGGCGGCGACCTCTGA
- a CDS encoding ATP-binding protein — protein MPARVIVLAGPSGSGKSRLAERLGLPVLRLDDFYKDGGDPTLPRITEGANAGLVDWDHPDSWLCDDAVAAAIALCRDGGGDVPVYELARDGRTGWQHLDLAGAPFVVAEGIFAQEVVPRLREEGLLAAAYCVRRAPIVTFWLRLVRDLREHRKPPLVLVRRGLALMHEQRHVVAHAAELGCRPVKPDEAAAEVERLRATVS, from the coding sequence ATGCCTGCCCGCGTCATCGTGCTCGCCGGTCCCTCGGGGTCGGGCAAGTCGCGCCTCGCCGAACGCCTCGGACTGCCGGTCCTGCGGCTCGACGACTTCTACAAGGACGGCGGCGACCCGACGCTCCCCCGCATCACCGAGGGCGCCAACGCCGGCCTGGTCGACTGGGACCACCCCGACTCGTGGCTGTGCGACGACGCCGTGGCCGCCGCGATCGCCCTGTGCCGCGACGGGGGCGGCGACGTCCCGGTCTACGAGCTCGCGCGTGACGGTCGCACGGGCTGGCAGCACCTCGACCTCGCCGGGGCCCCGTTCGTGGTCGCCGAGGGGATCTTCGCCCAGGAGGTGGTGCCGCGGCTGCGCGAGGAGGGTCTGCTCGCCGCCGCCTACTGCGTGCGACGGGCCCCGATCGTCACGTTCTGGCTGCGACTGGTGCGAGACCTGCGCGAGCACCGCAAGCCGCCCCTGGTGCTCGTGCGACGCGGCCTGGCGCTGATGCACGAGCAGCGCCACGTCGTCGCGCACGCGGCCGAGCTGGGGTGCCGCCCGGTCAAGCCCGACGAGGCCGCCGCCGAGGTCGAGCGCCTGCGCGCCACGGTCTCCTGA
- a CDS encoding phospho-sugar mutase, which translates to MSPDVDVLLQRARAWMAEDPDPQTRAELETVVADVTAGGPTDDLADRFRGTLEFGTAGLRGALGAGPNRMNRVVVLRAAAGLAAYLRQLDRHGQSGQQSVVIGYDARHNSDVFARDTAEVMTGAGFTAWVMPRPLPTPVLAYAIRELGCAAGVMVTASHNPPQDNGYKVYLGDGSQIVPPADHDIAAHIDAVGRLADVPRGDSGSVLSEELVDHYLDTVAALAQDGPRDLKVVYTPLHGVGGTSVLQVLETAGFGEPRVVAEQFEPDPDFPTVGFPNPEEPGAMDLALALAEESGADLVVANDPDADRCAAAVPVTSGSGWRMLRGDEVGVLLAHHLLSRGRVGTYATSIVSSSLLAKLAAAAGQPHEETLTGFKWIGRLPGLAFGYEEALGYCVDPEHVSDKDGVSALLLLCELAARLKAEGRGLPDLLDDIAREHGLHATDQVSVRVADLDVIPAAMARLRAQPPTSLGGLDVLAVDDLSAGSGGLPPTEGLRYRLADGARVIVRPSGTEPKIKCYLEVVVPVEDGVEDGVQAARINAAGRLDALGTDIRAAAGL; encoded by the coding sequence ATGAGTCCCGACGTCGACGTGCTGCTCCAACGCGCCCGGGCCTGGATGGCCGAGGACCCCGACCCGCAGACGCGCGCCGAGCTCGAGACCGTGGTCGCCGACGTGACGGCCGGCGGCCCCACCGACGACCTCGCCGACCGGTTCCGCGGCACCCTCGAGTTCGGCACCGCGGGCCTGCGCGGCGCCCTGGGGGCAGGGCCGAACCGGATGAACCGCGTGGTCGTGCTGCGCGCGGCGGCCGGCCTGGCGGCCTACCTGCGCCAGCTGGACCGCCACGGCCAGTCGGGCCAGCAGTCGGTCGTCATCGGCTACGACGCCCGGCACAACTCCGACGTGTTCGCCCGCGACACCGCCGAGGTGATGACCGGCGCCGGTTTCACCGCCTGGGTCATGCCGCGCCCGTTGCCGACCCCGGTCCTGGCCTACGCCATCCGCGAGCTGGGCTGCGCCGCCGGCGTCATGGTCACCGCCAGCCACAACCCACCGCAGGACAACGGCTACAAGGTCTACCTCGGCGACGGCAGCCAGATCGTGCCGCCCGCCGACCACGACATCGCCGCCCACATCGACGCGGTCGGCCGGCTGGCCGACGTCCCGCGCGGTGACTCCGGCTCGGTGCTGAGCGAGGAGCTGGTCGACCACTACCTCGACACGGTCGCCGCGCTGGCGCAGGACGGTCCCCGCGACCTCAAGGTCGTCTACACGCCCCTGCACGGCGTCGGCGGCACCTCGGTGCTGCAGGTGCTCGAGACCGCGGGGTTCGGCGAGCCGCGGGTGGTCGCGGAGCAGTTCGAGCCCGACCCGGACTTCCCGACCGTGGGCTTCCCCAACCCCGAGGAGCCGGGTGCGATGGACCTCGCGCTCGCGCTGGCCGAGGAGTCCGGCGCCGACCTGGTCGTGGCCAACGACCCCGACGCCGACCGGTGCGCGGCCGCGGTGCCCGTGACCTCCGGCTCCGGCTGGCGGATGCTGCGCGGCGACGAGGTCGGCGTCCTGCTCGCCCACCACCTGCTCTCCCGCGGGCGCGTCGGCACCTACGCCACCTCGATCGTGTCCTCGTCCCTGCTGGCCAAGCTCGCCGCCGCGGCCGGCCAGCCGCACGAGGAGACGCTCACCGGGTTCAAGTGGATCGGTCGTCTCCCGGGGCTGGCGTTCGGCTACGAGGAGGCGCTCGGCTACTGCGTCGACCCCGAGCACGTCAGCGACAAGGACGGCGTCTCCGCCCTGCTCCTGCTCTGCGAGCTGGCCGCCCGGCTCAAGGCCGAGGGCCGCGGGCTGCCCGACCTGCTCGACGACATCGCCCGCGAGCACGGCCTGCACGCGACCGACCAGGTGTCGGTCCGGGTGGCCGACCTCGACGTGATCCCCGCGGCCATGGCCCGCCTGCGCGCCCAGCCGCCCACCAGCCTGGGTGGGCTCGACGTGCTAGCCGTCGACGACCTCAGTGCCGGCAGCGGCGGTCTCCCGCCGACCGAGGGCCTGCGCTACCGCCTGGCCGACGGCGCTCGGGTGATCGTGCGGCCCAGCGGCACCGAGCCCAAGATCAAGTGCTACCTCGAGGTCGTCGTCCCCGTCGAGGACGGCGTCGAGGACGGCGTCCAGGCCGCCCGCATCAACGCCGCTGGTCGCCTCGACGCCCTCGGCACCGACATCCGGGCCGCTGCGGGGCTCTGA